In Pan paniscus chromosome 13, NHGRI_mPanPan1-v2.0_pri, whole genome shotgun sequence, one DNA window encodes the following:
- the MAP2 gene encoding microtubule-associated protein 2 isoform X17, with protein sequence MADERKDEAKAPHWTSAPLTEASAHSHPPEIKDQGGAGEGLVRSANGFPYREDEEGAFGEHGSQGTYSNTKENGINGELTSADRETAEEVSARIVQVVTAEAVAVLKGEQEKEAQHKDQTAALPLAAEETANLPPSPPPSPASEQTVTVEEEEETLESRMAEEEKPAALPEKECGAAKSSDQPKGLSKGQMESSAEAQIVPEESAPAGAPHETSVKEVKEVSPEVKTPSSAGEDLLTALKMEFHDQQELTPSAAEPSDQKEKESEKQSKPGEDLKHAALVSQPETTKTYPDKKDMQGTEEEKAPLALFGHTLVASLEDMKQKTEPSLVVPGIDLPKEPPTPKEQKDWFIEMPTEAKKDEWGLVAPISPGPLTPMREKDVFDDIPKWEGKQFDSPMPSPFQGGSFTLPLDVMKNEIVTETSPFAPAFLQPDDKKSLQQTSGPATAKDSFKIEEPHEAKPDKMAEAPPSEAMTLSKDAHIPVVEEHVMGKVLEEEKEAINQETVQQKDTFTPSGQEPILTEKETELKLEEKTTISDKEAVPKESKPPKPADEEIGIIQTSTEHTFSEQKDQEPTTDMLKQDSFPVSLEQAVTDSAMTSKTLEKAMTEPSALIEKSSIQELFEMRVDDKDKIEGVGAATSAELDMPFYEDKSGMSKYFETSALKEEATKSIEPGSDYYELSDTRESVHESIDTMSPMHKNGDKEFQTGKESQPSPPAQEAGYSTLAQSYPSDLPEEPSSPQERMFTIDPKVYGEKRDLHSKNKDDLTLSRSLGLGGRSAIEQRSMSINLPMSCLDSIALGFNFGRGHDLSPLASDILTNTSGSMDEGDDYLPATTPALEKAPCFPVESKEEEQIEKVKTTGEESTQAETSCESPFLAKDFYKNGTVMAPDLPEMLDLAGTRSRLASVSADAEVARRKSVPSETVVEDSRTGLPPVTDENHVIVKTDSQLEDLGYCVFNKYTVPLPSPVQDSENLSGESGTFYEGTDDKVRRDLATDLSLIEVKLAAAGRVKDEFSVDKEASAHVSGDKSGLSKEFDQEKKANDRLDTVLEKSEEHADSKEHAKKTEEAGDEIETFGLGVTYEQALAKDLSIPTDASSEKAEKGLSSVPEIAEVEPSKKVEQGLDFAVQDQLDVKISDFGQMASGLNIDDRRATELKLEATQDMSPSSKAPQEADAFMGVESGHMKEGTKVSETEVKEKVAKPDLVHQEAVDKEESYESSGEHESLTMESLKADEGKKETSPESSLIQDEIAVKLSVEIPCPPAVSEADLATDERADVQMEFIQGPKEESKETPGISITPSDVAEPLHETIVSEPAEIQSEEEEIEAQGEYDKLLFRSDTLQITDLGVSGAREEFVETCPSEHKGVIESVVTIEDDFITVVQTTTDEGESGSHSVRFAALEQPEVERRPSPHDEEEFEVEEAAEAQAEPKDGSPEAPASPEREEVALSEYKTETYEDYKDETTIDDSIMDADSLWVDTQDDDRSIMTEQLETIPKEEKAEKEARRSSLEKHRKEKPFKTGRGRISTPERKVAKKEPSTVSRDEVRRKKAVYKKAELAKKTEVQAHSPSRKFILKPAIKYTRPTHLSCVKRKTTAAGGESALAPSVFKQAKDKVSDGVTKSPEKRSSLPRPSSILPPRRGVSGDRDENSFSLNSSISSSARRTTRSEPIRRAGKSGTSTPTTPGSTAITPGTPPSYSSRTPGTPGTPSYPRTPHTPGTPKSAILVPSEKKVAIIRTPPKSPATPKQLRLINQPLPDLKNVKSKIGSTDNIKYQPKGGQVRILNKKIDFSKVQSRCGSKDNIKHSAGGGNVSRSAF encoded by the exons TAGCAGTCCTGAAAGGTGAACAAGAGAAAGAAGCTCAACATAAAGACCAGACTGCAGCTCTGCCTTTAG CAGCTGAAGAAACAGCTAATCTGCCTCCTTCTCCACCCCCATCACCTGCCTCAGAACAGACTGTCACAGTGGAGGAAG AAGAAGAAACGCTAGAGAGTCGGATGGCTGAGGAAGAGAAACCTGCTGCTCTTCCTGAGAAAGAGTGTGGGGCTGCTAAGTCCTCAGACCAACCCAAGGGCCTCAGTAAGGGCCAAATGGAGTCTAGTGCGGAGGCCCAAATAGTTCCCGAAGAGAGTGCCCCAGCAGGGGCCCCACATGAGACAAGTGTAAAAGAGGTCAAGGAGGTGTCTCCAGAAGTAAAAACCCCTTCCTCTGCTGGGGAAG ATTTACTTACAGCCTTGAAGATGGAGTTCCATGATCAACAGGAATTGACTCCCTCTGCAGCTGAGCCTTCAGACCAGAAGGAAAAGGAGTCAGAGAAGCAAAGTAAGCCTGGTGAAGACCTTAAACATGCTGCCTTAGTTTCTCAGCCAGAGACAACTAAAACTTACCCTGATAAAAAGGACATGCAAggcacagaagaagaaaaagcaccCCTAGCTTTGTTTGGGCACACTCTTGTTGCCAGCCTGGAAGACATGAAACAGAAGACAGAACCAAGCCTTGTAGTACCTGGCATTGACCTCCCTAAAGAGCCTCCAACTCCAAAAGAACAAAAGGACTGGTTCATCGAAATGCCAACAGAAGCAAAAAAGGATGAGTGGGGTTTAGTTGCCCCCATATCTCCTGGCCCTCTGACTCCCATGAGGGAAAAAGATGTATTTGATGATATCCCAAAATGGGAAGGGAAACAGTTTGATTCTCCCATGCCAAGTCCCTTTCAAGGGGGAAGCTTCACTCTTCCTTTAGATGTCATGAAGAATGAAATAGTTACAGAAACATCGCCCTTTGCCCCTGCCTTTTTACAGCCAGATGACAAAAAATCTCTGCAACAAACCAGTGGCCCAGCTACTGCCAAAGATAGTTTTAAAATTGAAGAGCCCCATGAGGCTAAACCTGACAAAATGGCAGAAGCACCACCCTCAGAGGCAATGACCTTATCCAAAGATGCTCACATTCCAGTTGTAGAAGAACATGTTATGGGGAAAGttttagaggaagaaaaggaggccaTAAATCAAGAGACTGTGCAGCAAAAGGATACTTTCACCCCCAGTGGACAGGAACCTATACTTACTGAAAAGGAAACTGAGCTGAAGCTTGAAGAAAAAACCACCATTTCTGACAAAGAAGCTGTGCCAAAAGAGAGTAAACCCCCAAAACCTGCAGATGAAGAAATAGGCATAATTCAGACCTCCACAGAGCACACTTTCTCAGAACAGAAAGACCAAGAGCCTACCACAGATATGTTGAAACAGGACTCGTTCCCTGTAAGTTTGGAGCAAGCAGTTACAGATTCAGCCATGACCTCTAAAACACTGGAGAAAGCCATGACCGAACCATCTGCATTAATTGAAAAGAGCTCAATTCAGGAACTTTTTGAAATGAGAGTTGATGACAAAGATAAGATTGAAGGAGTTGGAGCTGCAACATCAGCTGAGCTTGATATGCCATTTTATGAAGATAAATCAGGAATGTCCAAGTACTTTGAAACATCTGCCTTGAAAGAAGAAGCAACAAAAAGCATTGAGCCAGGCAGTGATTACTATGAACTGAGTGACACTAGAGAAAGTGTCCATGAGTCTATTGATACCATGTCTCCCATGCATAAAAATGGTGACAAGGAGTTTCAAACAGGAAAAGAATCCCAGCCCAGTCCTCCAGCACAAGAAGCAGGGTACAGCACTCTTGCACAGAGTTATCCATCAGATTTACCTGAAGAACCCAGTTCTCCTCAAGAAAGAATGTTCACTATTGATCCAAAAGTGTATGGAGAGAAAAGGGACCTCCACAGTAAGAATAAGGATGATTTGACCCTTAGCAGGAGTTTAGGACTTGGTGGTAGGTCTGCAATAGAACAAAGAAGCATGTCAATCAATTTGCCGATGTCTTGCCTAGATTCCATAGCCCTTGGATTTAACTTTGGTCGGGGACATGATCTTTCTCCTCTGGCTTCCGATATTCTAACCAACACTAGTGGAAGTATGGATGAAGGGGATGATTACCttccagccaccacacctgcacTGGAGAAAGCCCCTTGCTTCCCTGTAGAAAGCAAAGAGGAAGAACAGATAGAGAAAGTAAAAACTACTGGAGAAGAAAGTACTCAAGCGGAGACATCATGTGAGTCTCCTTTCCTAGCCAAAGATTTTTACAAAAATGGTACTGTCATGGCACCTGACCTTCCTGAAATGCTAGATCTGGCAGGCACAAGGTCAAGATTGGCTTCTGTGAGTGCAGATGCTGAGGTTGCCAGGAGGAAATCAGTCCCATCAGAGACTGTGGTTGAGGATAGTCGTACTGGCTTGCCTCCGGTAACTGATGAAAACCATGTCATTGTAAAAACGGACAGTCAGCTCGAAGACCTGGGCTACTGTGTGTTCAATAAGTACACAGTCCCATTGCCATCACCTGTTCAAGACAGTGAGAATTTATCAGGGGAGAGTGGTACCTTTTACGAAGGCACTGATGATAAAGTTCGAAGAGATTTGGCCACAGACCTTTCACTGATTGAAGTGAAACTGGCAGCAGCCGGAAGAGTCAAAGATGAGTTCAGTGTTGACAAAGAAGCATCCGCGCATGTCTCTGGTGACAAATCAGGACTGAGTAAGGAGTTTGACCAAGAGAAGAAAGCTAATGATAGGTTGGATACTGTACTAGAAAAGAGTGAAGAACATGCTGATTCAAAAGAACATGCCAAGAAAACTGAAGAGGCTGGTGATGAAATAGAAACATTCGGATTAGGAGTAACCTATGAGCAAGCTTTGGCCAAAGATTTGTCAATACCAACAGATGCATCCTCTGAGAAAGCAGAGAAGGGTCTTAGTTCAGTGCCAGAGATAGCTGAGGTAGAACCATCCAAAAAGGTGGAACAAGGTCTGGATTTTGCTGTCCAGGATCAACTAGATGTTAAAATTAGTGACTTTGGACAGATGGCTTCAGGGCTAAACATAGATGATAGAAGGGCAACAGAGCTAAAACTTGAGGCTACACAGGACATGTCCCCCTCATCCAAAGCACCGCAGGAGGCAGATGCATTTATGGGTGTTGAGTCTGGCCACATGAAAGAAGGCACTAAAGTTAGTGAGACAGAAGTCAAAGAGAAGGTGGCCAAGCCTGACTTGGTGCACCAGGAGGCTGTAGACAAGGAGGAGTCCTATGAATCTAGTGGTGAGCATGAAAGTCTCACCATGGAGTCCTTGAAAGCTGATGAGGGCAAGAAGGAAACATCTCCAGAATCATCtctaattcaagatgagattgccGTCAAATTGTCAGTGGAAATACCTTGCCCACCTGCTGTTTCAGAGGCTGATTTAGCCACAGATGAGAGAGCTGATGTCCAGATGGAATTTATTCAGGggccaaaagaagaaagcaaagagacCCCAGGTATATCCATCACACCTTCTGATGTTGCAGAGCCATTGCATGAAACGATCGTATCTGAACCAGCAGAGATTCAGAGTGAGGAAGAAGAGATAGAAGCCCAGGGAGAATATGATAAACTGCTCTTCCGCTCAGACACCCTTCAGATAACTGACCTGGGTGTCTCAGGTGCCAGGGAGGAATTTGTGGAGACCTGCCCAAGTGAACACAAAGGAGTGATTGAGTCTGTTGTGACCATCGAGGATGATTTCATCACTGTAGTGCAAACCACAACTGATGAAGGGGAGTCAGGGTCCCACAGCGTGCGTTTTGCAGCCCTAGAGCAGCCTGAGGTGGAAAGGAGACCATCTCCTCATGATGAAGAAGAGTTTGAAGTAGAAGAGGCAGCTGAAGCCCAGGCAGAACCCAAAGATGGTTCCCCAGAGGCTCCAGCTTCCCCTGAGAGAGAAGAGGTTGCACTTTCTGAATATAAGACAGAAACCTATGAGGATTACAAAGATGAGACCACCATTGACGACTCCATCATGGACGCTGACAGCCTCTGGGTGGACACTCAAG ATGATGATAGGAGCATCATGACAGAACAGTTAGAAACTATTCCTAAAGAGGAGAAAGCTGAAAAGGAAGCTCGGAGATCATCTCTTGagaaacatagaaaagaaaagccttttAAAACCGGGAGAGGCAGAATTTCCACTCCTGAAAGAAAAGTAGCTaaaaaggaacctagcacagtctCCAGAGATGAAGTGAGAAGGAAAAAAG CAGTTTATAAGAAGGCTGAACTTGCTAAAAAAACAGAAGTTCAGGCCCACTCTCCCTCCaggaaattcattttaaaaccTGCTATCAAATATACTAGACCAACTCATCTCTCCTGTGTTAAGCGGAAAACCACAG CAGCAGGTGGGGAATCAGCTCTGGCTCCCAGTGTATTTAAACAGGCAAAGGACAAAGTCTCT GATGGAGTAACCAAGAGCCCAGAAAAGCGCTCTTCTCTCCCAAGACCTTCCTCCATTCTCCCTCCTCGGCGAGGTGTGTCAGGAGACAGAGATGAGAATTCCTTCTCTCTCAACAGTTCTATCTCTTCTTCAGCACGGCGGACCACCA GGTCAGAGCCAATTCGCAGAGCAGGGAAGAGTGGTACCTCAACACCCACTACCCCTGGGTCTACTGCCATCACTCCTGGCACCCCACCAAGTTATTCTTCACGCACACCAGGCACTCCTGGAACCCCTAGCTATCCCAGGACCCCTCACACACCAGGAACCCCCAAGTCTGCCATCTTGGTGCCGAGTGAGAAGAAGGTCGCCATCATACGTACTCCTCCAAAATCTCCTGCAACTCCCAAGCAGCTTCGGCTTATTAACCAACCACTGCCAGACCTGAAGAATGTCAAATCCAAAATCGGATCAACAGACAACATCAAATACCAGCCTAAAGGGGGGCAG